One segment of Pandoraea pnomenusa DNA contains the following:
- the dinB gene encoding DNA polymerase IV codes for MSPATRKIIHCDADCFYASVEMRDDPSLRGIPLAVGGQPDQRGVVATCNYEARAFGVRSAMPSAQAVKLCPDLRIIPPSMARYQEASRRIMAIYRDYTDLVEPLSLDEAYLDVTLGDRCEGSATLMAREIRARVAAEVGLTVSAGVAPNKFIAKIASDWRKPDGLFVVKPAEVDAFVAALPVERLFGVGKVTAEKLRALGVDSCADLRSHSLTELIERFGVFGQRLFERCRGIDTREVSPDRERKSISVETTYTRDLRTLADCEAALDPLLRLLAERIERARRNEPFAIAKVFVKIRFADFSRTTAEAGALGVDARQCRELLAEAVGRKRRPVRLLGVGVRMLDAEATRQLRLFDDWDAVERTMPTNAGDNAASQA; via the coding sequence ATGTCACCCGCCACGCGCAAGATCATTCACTGCGACGCCGACTGTTTCTACGCCTCCGTTGAGATGCGGGACGACCCGTCGCTGCGCGGGATTCCTTTGGCGGTAGGCGGCCAGCCGGATCAGCGCGGGGTGGTCGCCACCTGCAATTACGAGGCGCGCGCCTTTGGCGTGCGCTCGGCCATGCCCTCCGCGCAGGCCGTCAAGCTGTGTCCCGACTTGCGCATCATCCCGCCTTCGATGGCGCGGTACCAGGAAGCATCGCGGCGGATCATGGCGATCTATCGCGATTACACCGACCTCGTCGAACCCTTGTCGCTCGACGAAGCATATCTCGATGTCACCCTTGGCGATCGCTGCGAGGGCTCGGCCACGCTGATGGCTCGCGAGATTCGCGCACGTGTGGCCGCGGAAGTGGGACTCACCGTTTCGGCGGGCGTGGCGCCCAACAAGTTCATTGCCAAGATTGCCAGTGACTGGCGCAAGCCCGACGGCCTGTTCGTGGTGAAGCCCGCCGAGGTGGACGCGTTCGTGGCGGCGCTTCCGGTGGAGCGCCTGTTCGGCGTCGGCAAGGTGACCGCGGAGAAGCTTCGCGCGCTGGGCGTGGATTCCTGCGCGGATTTGCGAAGCCACTCGCTGACCGAGCTCATCGAGCGTTTCGGCGTGTTCGGGCAGCGGCTGTTCGAGCGTTGCCGTGGCATCGACACGCGCGAAGTCAGCCCCGATCGCGAGCGGAAATCCATCAGCGTGGAGACCACCTACACGCGCGACTTGCGCACGCTGGCCGACTGCGAGGCGGCCCTCGATCCACTGCTTCGTTTGCTTGCCGAGCGTATCGAGCGCGCGCGCCGCAATGAGCCGTTCGCCATTGCGAAGGTCTTCGTCAAGATTCGTTTCGCCGACTTCTCACGCACGACGGCCGAGGCCGGGGCGTTGGGTGTGGACGCCCGTCAATGCCGCGAACTGCTGGCCGAAGCCGTGGGCCGCAAGCGTCGGCCGGTGCGATTGCTGGGCGTGGGCGTGCGGATGCTCGACGCCGAAGCGACGCGTCAACTGCGACTGTTCGACGACTGGGACGCCGTTGAGCGCACCATGCCCACGAACGCGGGCGATAATGCGGCATCACAGGCGTAG
- a CDS encoding MgtC/SapB family protein gives MTEIIEVTLRLTAALILGGLVGLNRNLHHKSVGLRTLAIVSFGSALFVLAVVPFPGSALTYDNSSVSRVVQGIVAGIGFLGAGCIVRPSRGASVHGFTTAAALWSTTGIGIICGLGRWHIAVAAMVLLLIVLAVGGRVEALAHRWLGHDEPRNGLADANADADAPAPRERDDK, from the coding sequence ATGACGGAGATCATCGAAGTCACATTGCGGCTTACCGCGGCCCTGATTCTGGGCGGGCTCGTGGGCCTGAACCGCAATCTGCATCACAAGTCAGTCGGCTTGCGCACGCTGGCGATCGTGTCGTTCGGCTCGGCGTTGTTCGTGCTGGCCGTGGTGCCGTTTCCAGGCTCGGCGCTGACCTACGACAACTCGTCGGTCAGCCGTGTCGTGCAGGGGATCGTCGCGGGGATCGGTTTTCTCGGCGCGGGTTGCATCGTCCGGCCCAGCCGAGGCGCCTCAGTTCATGGGTTCACCACGGCGGCGGCGCTCTGGAGTACCACGGGGATCGGCATCATCTGCGGTCTGGGCCGCTGGCACATTGCCGTGGCCGCGATGGTGCTGCTGCTTATCGTGCTGGCGGTCGGCGGGCGGGTCGAAGCGCTCGCGCACCGATGGCTGGGACACGACGAACCCCGCAATGGCCTGGCGGATGCGAATGCGGATGCGGACGCGCCGGCGCCGCGCGAGCGCGACGACAAGTGA
- a CDS encoding CaiB/BaiF CoA transferase family protein, whose translation MQDASPAAPMPLKGIRVVEFSHMVMGPTCGMVLGDLGADVIKVEPVGGDATRGLLGTGAGFFRAFNRNKRSLAVDVTRPQGRELILRLAARADVLTENFKPGRMRRIGLDYATLSRLNPALVYVSLKGFLSGPYAGRTALDEVVQMMAGLAYMTGPPGQPLRAGASVNDIMGGVFGALAALAALYERKGTGRGQEVQGALFENCVLLAAQHMQQFAVTGVAPDPMPARVSAWGIYDVFAARDGVQIFLAVVSDSQWRIFCDVFGRHDLAEDARLATNNDRVLARDWLLPLLREMMQGFDADYLAAAFERHGLPFAPIVKPQALFDDPHLLASGGLGDLVTEHGEHTRVPLLPIAMSGQRLPARRALPATGEHTAEILRELGYLDSQIARLFDEGVVAGPAHPSTQRDAGDAGDAGDANEAGKEGGEGDGAGPVL comes from the coding sequence ATGCAGGACGCGTCCCCGGCGGCACCGATGCCATTGAAGGGCATTCGTGTCGTGGAGTTTTCCCATATGGTCATGGGACCCACGTGCGGCATGGTGCTCGGCGACCTCGGCGCCGACGTCATCAAGGTGGAACCGGTCGGCGGCGATGCGACGCGGGGTCTGCTTGGGACCGGTGCCGGCTTCTTCCGCGCGTTCAACCGCAACAAACGCAGCCTTGCCGTGGACGTGACACGGCCGCAGGGACGCGAGCTGATCCTGCGTCTGGCGGCCAGGGCGGACGTACTGACCGAGAACTTCAAACCCGGCCGCATGCGTCGGATCGGACTGGATTACGCCACGCTTTCGCGCCTGAATCCGGCGCTGGTCTATGTTTCGCTCAAGGGCTTTCTGTCGGGGCCATATGCGGGGCGTACGGCGCTCGACGAGGTCGTGCAGATGATGGCAGGGCTGGCGTACATGACAGGGCCGCCCGGGCAGCCGCTGCGCGCCGGGGCGTCGGTCAACGACATCATGGGGGGCGTGTTCGGTGCGCTCGCGGCGCTCGCGGCGCTCTACGAGCGCAAGGGCACCGGACGCGGGCAGGAAGTGCAGGGTGCACTCTTCGAGAATTGCGTGCTGCTCGCCGCGCAGCACATGCAGCAGTTCGCCGTCACCGGCGTGGCGCCCGATCCGATGCCGGCGCGGGTCTCGGCGTGGGGCATCTACGACGTCTTCGCCGCGCGCGACGGTGTGCAGATCTTTCTGGCCGTGGTGAGCGATTCGCAGTGGCGGATTTTTTGCGACGTGTTCGGCCGTCACGATCTGGCCGAGGACGCGCGGCTCGCCACCAACAACGACCGGGTGCTGGCGCGAGACTGGCTGTTGCCGTTGCTGCGCGAGATGATGCAGGGCTTCGACGCCGACTATCTGGCGGCGGCGTTCGAGCGCCACGGCCTGCCGTTCGCGCCGATCGTCAAGCCGCAGGCGTTGTTCGACGATCCTCATCTGCTCGCGAGCGGCGGTCTGGGCGATCTGGTGACGGAGCACGGCGAGCACACGCGCGTGCCGCTGCTGCCGATCGCGATGTCGGGCCAGCGACTGCCGGCGCGCCGAGCGCTGCCCGCGACCGGGGAGCACACCGCCGAAATTCTGCGCGAGCTGGGGTACCTCGACAGCCAGATCGCCCGACTGTTCGACGAGGGGGTGGTGGCCGGGCCCGCGCACCCATCGACACAGCGAGACGCCGGCGACGCGGGTGACGCCGGTGACGCCAACGAGGCGGGCAAGGAGGGCGGGGAGGGCGACGGCGCAGGTCCCGTTTTGTGA
- a CDS encoding ABC transporter ATP-binding protein, with amino-acid sequence MPLPYLLLDHISVNYDTAGRTHTAVRDLSLSLARGEIGCLLGPSGCGKTTVLRAVCGFEPLAGGRIVLDGHEVANAQTSAPPERRHVGVVFQDYALFPHLSVAQNIGFGLTRLPRAEREARVEMLAERVGLAGALRKYPHELSGGQQQRVALARALAPSPALLLLDEPFSNLDLDLRERLAVEVREIIRASGATAILVTHDQHEAFAMADRIGVMHAGAIAQWSPARELWRTPANRVVADFIGRGALIPGTFRGNADGGGIALELGEIAIPPSMADKLLRSAPKGAYPVDVDVLLRADDVSHDPASPFEGTLVRRAFRGADQLYTLRLASGREVVARVDGELTHAPGERVGLRLTVQHPVAFTTRDATV; translated from the coding sequence ATGCCGCTGCCTTATCTGTTGCTTGACCATATCTCGGTGAATTACGACACCGCCGGCCGCACCCACACCGCCGTGCGCGATCTGTCGCTGTCGCTCGCGCGCGGTGAGATCGGTTGTCTGCTCGGCCCCTCGGGCTGCGGCAAGACGACCGTGCTTCGCGCCGTGTGCGGCTTCGAGCCGCTGGCGGGCGGGCGCATCGTGCTCGACGGGCACGAAGTGGCCAACGCGCAGACGAGCGCGCCGCCGGAGCGGCGCCACGTCGGCGTGGTGTTTCAGGACTACGCGCTGTTTCCGCACCTGAGCGTCGCGCAGAACATCGGCTTCGGACTCACGCGCCTGCCGCGCGCCGAGCGCGAAGCTCGCGTGGAGATGCTGGCCGAGCGCGTCGGGCTGGCCGGGGCGTTGCGCAAGTATCCCCATGAATTGTCGGGCGGGCAGCAGCAGCGGGTGGCACTGGCCCGCGCACTGGCGCCGTCGCCGGCGCTGTTGCTGCTCGACGAGCCGTTCTCGAATCTCGATCTCGATCTGCGCGAACGCCTGGCGGTGGAGGTGCGCGAGATCATTCGCGCGAGCGGCGCGACGGCGATCCTCGTCACGCACGACCAGCACGAAGCGTTCGCCATGGCCGATCGCATCGGCGTGATGCATGCGGGCGCGATCGCCCAGTGGTCGCCCGCCCGGGAACTGTGGCGCACACCGGCCAATCGCGTGGTAGCCGATTTCATCGGGCGCGGCGCGCTGATCCCGGGCACCTTCCGGGGCAATGCCGACGGTGGCGGCATCGCGCTCGAACTCGGCGAAATCGCGATCCCGCCGTCGATGGCCGACAAGTTGCTGCGCAGCGCGCCGAAGGGCGCGTATCCGGTCGATGTCGACGTGCTGCTGCGCGCCGACGACGTTTCCCACGATCCGGCCAGTCCATTCGAAGGCACGCTGGTGCGGCGCGCCTTTCGTGGCGCCGACCAGCTTTACACGCTGCGATTGGCGTCGGGCCGCGAAGTCGTGGCCCGCGTCGACGGCGAACTGACACATGCGCCCGGCGAGCGGGTGGGGCTTCGCCTGACGGTGCAGCACCCGGTCGCCTTCACCACGCGGGACGCCACCGTCTGA
- a CDS encoding dihydrofolate reductase: MTILTLVVARAENGVIGRDNQLPWRLPEDLAHFKRTTLGKPIVMGRKTYDSIGRPLPGRRNIVVSRNPALTIEGCDVVGSLIDAMRLCVGAEEICLIGGAQLYREALPSADKVVVTEIAKAFEGDAHFPDLPAAQWRETARETHRSPAPNDFDYAFVTYERI; encoded by the coding sequence ATGACGATACTGACGCTGGTCGTCGCCCGCGCCGAGAACGGCGTGATCGGGCGCGACAATCAATTGCCGTGGCGCCTGCCCGAGGATCTTGCCCACTTCAAGCGCACCACGCTCGGCAAGCCGATCGTGATGGGTCGCAAGACCTACGACTCGATCGGACGTCCGCTGCCCGGTCGCCGCAACATCGTGGTCTCGCGCAACCCGGCGCTGACGATCGAAGGTTGCGACGTGGTCGGCTCGCTGATCGACGCGATGCGCCTGTGCGTGGGGGCCGAGGAAATTTGCCTCATCGGCGGCGCGCAGTTGTACAGGGAGGCCCTGCCGAGTGCCGACAAGGTGGTGGTGACGGAAATCGCCAAGGCCTTCGAGGGCGACGCGCACTTTCCCGACCTGCCTGCGGCGCAGTGGCGCGAAACGGCGCGCGAGACGCATCGCTCCCCTGCCCCCAACGACTTCGATTACGCGTTCGTGACCTACGAGCGGATCTGA
- a CDS encoding ABC transporter substrate-binding protein — MVLGLVALSLSPGAPAATAASAASVQPLEKPKITIAVGGKPGLYYLPLTIAEQLGYFRDEGLEVTIDDFAGGSKALQAVVGGSADVGAGAFEHTLLMQTKGLTYQAFVVLGAAPQLVLGVVKAKAGEVKSVKDLKGLRVGVSAPGSSTHMLVNVALAKAGLKPGDVSIVGVGSNATVVAAARGGQVDAVSNVDPMITLLQESGDLKVLVDTRTQAGTRAVFGGPMPAAVMYAPQGFIQKYPHTVQALANAIVRADKWLQHASAADLIKTVPESYLLGNQALYLKAFANCREAFSPDGMMPAGGPATALRALASFSPEVKPSQIRLGDTWTNTFAVQANRQYP, encoded by the coding sequence ATGGTGTTGGGCCTCGTGGCATTGAGCCTGAGTCCCGGCGCGCCTGCCGCGACAGCCGCGTCCGCTGCGTCGGTACAGCCGCTGGAGAAGCCGAAGATCACCATCGCCGTGGGCGGCAAGCCCGGGCTCTATTACTTGCCGCTGACCATCGCCGAACAACTCGGCTACTTCCGGGACGAAGGCCTGGAGGTGACCATCGACGACTTCGCCGGTGGCTCGAAAGCCTTGCAGGCCGTGGTGGGCGGCAGCGCCGACGTGGGCGCCGGCGCGTTCGAACATACGCTGCTCATGCAGACCAAGGGCCTGACGTATCAGGCGTTCGTGGTGCTGGGCGCGGCGCCGCAACTGGTGCTGGGTGTGGTCAAGGCCAAGGCGGGCGAAGTGAAGTCGGTCAAGGATCTGAAGGGCCTGCGCGTCGGCGTGAGCGCACCGGGCTCGAGCACGCACATGCTCGTCAATGTCGCCCTGGCCAAGGCGGGACTCAAGCCGGGCGACGTGTCGATCGTGGGCGTCGGGAGCAACGCAACGGTGGTCGCCGCCGCGCGCGGCGGGCAGGTTGACGCCGTCTCGAACGTCGATCCGATGATCACGCTGCTGCAAGAGTCGGGGGATCTCAAGGTGCTCGTCGACACGCGAACTCAGGCGGGCACGCGCGCCGTGTTCGGCGGCCCAATGCCGGCCGCCGTGATGTACGCGCCGCAGGGCTTCATCCAGAAGTATCCGCACACGGTGCAGGCACTCGCCAATGCGATCGTGCGCGCGGACAAATGGCTCCAGCACGCGTCGGCGGCCGATCTGATCAAGACCGTGCCGGAATCGTATTTGCTCGGCAATCAGGCGCTCTACCTGAAGGCGTTTGCCAACTGCCGCGAGGCGTTCTCGCCCGACGGCATGATGCCCGCCGGCGGCCCGGCCACGGCGCTCAGGGCGTTGGCCTCGTTTTCGCCCGAAGTCAAACCGTCGCAGATCCGGCTGGGCGACACCTGGACCAATACCTTCGCCGTGCAGGCGAATCGCCAGTATCCCTGA
- a CDS encoding LysR substrate-binding domain-containing protein, translating to MALWRIDLVSLRLFVAVCEESSIARAAEREFIAPSAVSKRINDLESLVGSALLQRHKWGVRATPAGEALLHHARNVLRSLEKMQGDLSEYTSGVRGHIRIFANVSSIVETLPDELGAFLRRHEGVKVDLEEHTSAQVVRGVADGATDIGICWDAVDTRDVEVFPYRHDQIVTVLHRDHPLAGAAQLAFAETLDYDHVGVHPDSAMYTVLRRLAAEQGKTVKFRIHVSTFEAVCRMVRANLGLAVVPREAVGIYSQVTDGEALSIVPLTDPWAQRRLIVCVRRYDALPVASRMLVDHLCARNVTDGANVPHEPTR from the coding sequence ATGGCGCTATGGCGGATCGATCTGGTGTCGCTGCGGCTGTTCGTGGCGGTGTGTGAGGAAAGCAGCATCGCGCGCGCGGCCGAGCGCGAGTTCATCGCGCCTTCCGCGGTCAGCAAGCGGATCAACGACCTGGAATCACTGGTGGGGTCGGCGCTGCTGCAACGCCATAAATGGGGGGTGCGCGCCACGCCCGCCGGCGAAGCGCTGCTGCACCACGCGCGCAACGTGCTGCGCAGTCTCGAGAAGATGCAGGGCGATCTGTCCGAATACACCAGCGGGGTGCGCGGCCACATCCGCATCTTCGCCAACGTGTCGTCCATCGTGGAGACGCTGCCCGACGAACTCGGTGCGTTCCTGCGCCGGCACGAAGGCGTGAAGGTCGATCTCGAAGAGCACACCAGCGCGCAGGTCGTGCGCGGGGTCGCCGACGGCGCCACCGACATCGGCATCTGCTGGGACGCCGTGGACACCCGCGACGTCGAAGTCTTTCCCTACCGCCACGACCAGATCGTCACCGTGCTCCACCGCGATCACCCGCTGGCCGGCGCTGCCCAACTCGCCTTTGCGGAGACGCTCGACTACGACCACGTCGGCGTGCATCCGGACAGCGCCATGTACACCGTGCTGCGGCGTCTGGCCGCCGAGCAGGGCAAGACCGTGAAGTTCCGCATCCATGTCTCGACCTTCGAAGCGGTGTGTCGCATGGTGCGCGCCAACCTCGGTCTGGCGGTGGTCCCGCGCGAGGCGGTGGGCATCTACTCGCAGGTGACGGACGGGGAGGCGCTGAGTATCGTGCCGCTTACCGACCCGTGGGCGCAGCGTCGGCTGATTGTGTGCGTGCGACGCTACGACGCTTTGCCGGTAGCCTCGCGCATGCTGGTCGATCACTTGTGCGCGCGTAACGTAACCGACGGAGCAAATGTGCCGCACGAGCCCACCCGATGA
- a CDS encoding CaiB/BaiF CoA transferase family protein: protein MTDTATTTTPEADGSHAGADAPLDGVTVLDLTRLLPGPLAGMRLAALGAHVVKIEDKGAGDYAREMMLGDGETPPGGFWRLLNRGKTVVRLDLKDDTDRATFLDWVARADILLEGFRPGVMARLGFDYASLARRRPSLVMASISGYGQQGPMSQAAGHDINYIGYAGVLDQLCDALDAPIVPNFQIGDLYGGGQAAVQAVLAALVSAQRTGRGRWLDISMTHEVFRSNIVPAVAMHRQGGTARAGGDLLNGGVPCYQVYRTRDNRFMAVGALELKFWQTLCDVLGRDEWKSRHWSLGQVVGGDDARALQAELAAVFASASQREWVERFAHADCCVTPVLRLEEAMVHPLFAQVRDALMP, encoded by the coding sequence ATGACCGACACCGCCACCACCACCACGCCCGAAGCCGATGGTTCCCATGCAGGCGCGGATGCGCCGCTCGACGGTGTGACCGTGCTGGATCTCACACGTTTGCTGCCGGGCCCGCTCGCGGGCATGCGACTCGCCGCGCTGGGCGCGCACGTCGTCAAGATCGAGGACAAGGGCGCGGGCGACTATGCGCGCGAGATGATGCTGGGCGACGGGGAGACGCCGCCGGGCGGGTTCTGGCGGCTACTCAATCGCGGCAAGACCGTGGTGCGCCTCGACCTCAAGGACGACACCGACCGGGCGACTTTCCTCGACTGGGTGGCGCGCGCGGACATCCTGCTCGAAGGGTTTCGTCCCGGCGTGATGGCCCGGCTCGGTTTCGATTACGCCTCGCTGGCGCGGCGACGCCCGTCGCTCGTGATGGCGTCGATCAGCGGATACGGGCAGCAGGGGCCGATGTCGCAGGCGGCGGGGCACGACATCAACTACATCGGTTACGCGGGGGTGCTCGATCAGCTCTGCGACGCGCTCGATGCGCCGATCGTCCCGAACTTCCAGATCGGCGACCTCTACGGAGGCGGCCAGGCTGCGGTGCAGGCCGTGCTGGCGGCGCTGGTGTCGGCGCAACGCACCGGTCGTGGCCGCTGGCTCGATATTTCCATGACGCACGAGGTATTTCGCTCGAACATCGTGCCCGCCGTGGCGATGCATCGCCAGGGGGGCACGGCGCGCGCCGGCGGCGATCTCCTCAACGGCGGCGTGCCCTGTTACCAGGTCTATCGCACGCGCGACAATCGCTTCATGGCAGTCGGGGCGCTCGAACTCAAGTTCTGGCAGACCCTGTGCGACGTACTGGGGCGCGACGAATGGAAGTCGCGTCACTGGTCGCTCGGTCAGGTCGTGGGCGGCGATGACGCACGCGCGCTGCAGGCGGAGTTGGCGGCGGTCTTTGCGAGCGCGTCGCAGCGCGAGTGGGTCGAGCGCTTCGCCCACGCCGATTGTTGCGTCACCCCGGTGCTCCGGCTCGAGGAAGCGATGGTGCATCCGTTGTTCGCGCAGGTGCGCGATGCACTGATGCCCTGA
- a CDS encoding thymidylate synthase: MKQYLDFMRHVLEHGTDKTDRTGTGTRSVFGYQMRFDLQEGFPLVTTKKVHIKSIVHELLWFLQGSTNVRYLQENGVSIWNEWADADGELGPVYGAQWRSWPTPDGGHIDQITQLVDQIRQTPDSRRLIVSAWNVGEIPRMALPPCHAFFQFYVADGKLSCQLYQRSADIFLGVPFNIASYALLTHMMAQQTGLDVGDFIWTGGDCHLYNNHLEQVNTQLAREPFPLPRLEIARKPDSIFDYRFEDFQITGYEAHPHIKAPVAV; this comes from the coding sequence ATGAAACAGTACCTCGACTTCATGCGCCATGTACTCGAACATGGCACAGACAAGACCGACCGAACGGGCACGGGCACGCGCTCGGTATTCGGTTATCAGATGCGCTTCGACTTGCAGGAAGGCTTCCCGCTCGTCACCACCAAGAAGGTGCACATCAAGTCCATCGTGCACGAACTCCTCTGGTTCCTTCAGGGCAGCACGAACGTGCGCTATCTCCAGGAAAACGGGGTATCGATCTGGAACGAATGGGCCGATGCCGACGGTGAACTCGGTCCGGTCTACGGGGCGCAATGGCGCTCGTGGCCGACGCCGGACGGCGGTCACATCGACCAGATCACGCAGCTGGTCGACCAGATTCGCCAGACGCCGGACTCGCGTCGCCTGATCGTCTCGGCCTGGAACGTGGGCGAGATTCCGCGCATGGCCCTGCCGCCTTGCCACGCATTCTTCCAGTTCTACGTCGCGGACGGCAAGCTGTCTTGCCAGTTGTATCAGCGCAGCGCCGACATCTTCCTTGGCGTACCGTTCAACATCGCCAGCTACGCCCTGCTCACGCACATGATGGCGCAGCAGACCGGGCTGGACGTGGGCGACTTCATCTGGACCGGCGGAGATTGCCATCTCTACAACAATCACCTCGAGCAAGTGAATACGCAGCTCGCGCGTGAGCCGTTCCCATTGCCCCGACTCGAGATTGCCCGCAAGCCCGATTCGATCTTCGACTATCGCTTCGAGGACTTCCAGATCACAGGATACGAAGCGCATCCGCACATCAAGGCGCCGGTGGCCGTATGA
- a CDS encoding ABC transporter permease: MRVSPLAPHRRARHGAGQWTWRLVAWGAALIVLVPMIGIVAALGTGDADTRAVLTHMLDTVLPEYALNSLRISLAVSTGVLAMGVASAWLVVHYAFPGRRVLEWALILPLAMPAYVTAYAYTDFLQFAGPVQSVLRRWLAVDRVAWFPEVRSWYGAAWVFAGAFYPYVYLLARTAFLEHSQRFFEAARTLGCTPAQAFVRVALPLARPALVAGVALVLMETLADYGAVAYFGVPTFTTGIYRAWLSMGDRVAAAQLSACLLLAVLVLLIAEARSRARLRYYGTPGRAPTTMRRTRLRGARAALATVVCALPLVIGFVLPAFIMLRLAVSELDQVPWPRYGEWVYNTVRLAAVAALVASVFAVVLGYAKRLAPGRVTRIAVRLVSVGYAIPGAVIALGILTPVLHLDTWLGNMFGANGLVLAGTGGVLIYAYLVRFLPAALQSVDAGFARIAPNLDASARSLGVGGWSMLRRVHLPLLRGSVLTAALLVFVDVMKELPATLALRPFNMDTLAVVTNHLAADERLAEAAVPALTLVLVGLLPVLVLARAIARRS, from the coding sequence ATGCGCGTGTCGCCTCTCGCACCGCATCGGCGTGCGCGACATGGGGCGGGTCAATGGACGTGGCGGCTGGTGGCATGGGGCGCCGCGCTGATCGTGCTCGTGCCGATGATCGGCATCGTGGCGGCGCTCGGGACGGGCGATGCCGACACGCGGGCCGTACTGACCCATATGCTCGACACGGTGCTGCCGGAGTACGCCCTGAACTCGCTGCGCATTTCACTCGCCGTCAGCACGGGCGTGCTGGCGATGGGCGTGGCGAGTGCCTGGCTGGTGGTGCACTACGCGTTTCCCGGGCGGCGCGTACTCGAATGGGCGTTGATCCTTCCGCTGGCAATGCCCGCCTACGTCACCGCGTACGCCTACACCGACTTTCTCCAGTTCGCCGGGCCGGTGCAAAGTGTCTTGCGTCGGTGGCTGGCCGTCGATCGCGTTGCATGGTTCCCCGAGGTGCGCTCGTGGTACGGGGCGGCCTGGGTCTTCGCCGGCGCGTTCTACCCCTACGTGTACCTGCTGGCGCGTACGGCGTTCCTCGAGCACAGCCAGCGCTTCTTCGAAGCCGCGCGAACCCTGGGCTGCACACCGGCGCAGGCCTTCGTGCGGGTGGCGTTGCCGCTGGCGCGACCGGCCTTGGTCGCCGGCGTGGCGCTGGTGCTCATGGAGACGCTGGCCGACTATGGCGCGGTGGCGTACTTCGGCGTGCCCACCTTCACCACGGGCATTTACCGCGCCTGGCTTTCGATGGGCGACCGTGTGGCGGCCGCGCAGCTCTCGGCCTGCCTGCTGCTCGCGGTGCTCGTTCTGCTGATCGCGGAGGCACGCAGCCGGGCAAGGCTTAGGTACTACGGGACGCCCGGCCGGGCGCCGACGACCATGCGCCGCACCCGGCTGCGCGGCGCGCGGGCCGCGCTCGCCACCGTCGTTTGCGCGTTGCCGCTGGTCATCGGCTTCGTGCTGCCGGCGTTCATCATGCTGCGGCTGGCGGTGTCCGAACTCGATCAGGTGCCCTGGCCCCGTTATGGCGAATGGGTCTACAACACCGTGCGTCTGGCGGCGGTCGCCGCGCTGGTCGCCAGCGTCTTTGCCGTGGTGCTGGGCTACGCGAAGCGGCTGGCGCCGGGACGTGTCACGCGAATCGCCGTGCGCCTTGTGAGCGTGGGATACGCGATACCGGGCGCGGTCATCGCGCTGGGCATCCTCACGCCGGTGCTGCACCTCGACACCTGGCTCGGCAACATGTTCGGTGCCAACGGCCTGGTCCTCGCAGGCACGGGCGGCGTGTTGATCTACGCCTATCTCGTGCGTTTCCTGCCGGCGGCGCTGCAAAGCGTCGATGCCGGATTCGCACGCATTGCGCCGAATCTCGACGCGAGCGCCCGCAGCCTCGGCGTGGGCGGTTGGTCGATGCTGCGTCGCGTGCATCTGCCGCTGCTGCGCGGGAGCGTGCTGACCGCGGCGCTGCTGGTCTTCGTCGATGTCATGAAGGAGCTGCCTGCCACGCTCGCACTGCGCCCCTTCAACATGGACACGCTCGCGGTCGTCACTAACCATCTCGCCGCCGACGAGCGGCTCGCCGAGGCCGCCGTGCCGGCCCTCACGCTCGTGCTGGTCGGTCTGCTGCCAGTACTGGTGCTCGCGCGCGCGATCGCCCGACGTTCCTGA